CGACAAGGCCGGGCAATTCATGCTGCGCTCGCTCATCCATGAGGCCGTCGAGTGGGTCTACAACGAGGCGTCCCCAGCCCCCGCTTGCGCGCTCAACACCAAGCCCCACCCGGCGGCCCTCACGGAGAAACAGTTGGCCGATGTATTGGCGCTCAAAACGTGGGGGTTCGGGCAGGTCGAGATCGCTGAGCGCCTAGGTGTCAATCAGGCCAGCGTATCCAGGGCCCTGCGCAAGGCGGAGGAGCGCGGCATCCGGCCGGCACGGATCCGGGGGGAGCAGTTGGGCATCCAATGGTTTGGGGAAGAAGAGGGAGAGTCAGCATGAACACACACACCGATCCAGCCCGCCAGTACGCCTCCACGCTCCCCGAGCGAGTCCTCACGCACGCAGAGGAGATCGCTCTGGGGCAGCTCATCGCCCGGCGCTACGAGCGGTCCGGGTGCGACATCCTGGACCTGATTCAGGAGGGCAGCATTGGGCTCATGAGAGCGGCGGAGAACTACGATCACACACTCGGCTACCGGTTTGCCTCATACGCGGACTGGTGGATCAAAAAAGGGATTCAGCGCGGAGTCATGGAAGACCGGCTTGTCCCGCTCCCCGAGGAGATGGTTGAACGGCTCAATAAAATCAACCGCGTCTCACGCGACATCGTACAGGCATTGGGGCGTGAGCCAGAGGCGCACGAGATCGCGGCAAAAACAGGATTGACGACGGTGCAGGTAGAAAACACGATCAATTCAATTGCGCAGATTGTCTCGATTCATGCCCCTGTCGATGAGT
This genomic window from Nitrospira sp. contains:
- a CDS encoding sigma-70 domain-containing protein, with product MNTHTDPARQYASTLPERVLTHAEEIALGQLIARRYERSGCDILDLIQEGSIGLMRAAENYDHTLGYRFASYADWWIKKGIQRGVMEDRLVPLPEEMVERLNKINRVSRDIVQALGREPEAHEIAAKTGLTTVQVENTINSIAQIVSIHAPVDESDGDMTLGDTLADKSASPLERTEAYDSGSKVDQILGALTPKRSSWSVPSSAFSRKRSHKRRSPGSWGSATRACGKSSTAR